The Pseudomonas nunensis genome includes the window CCGATAGGCTTCGACATTCAACGCCGCAACCCGCAGGTCGCGGTTGTTGTTCAAGGCGCTCTGGATCAACTGCTGCAATGCCGGATCGCGGAACTGATCGCGCCAGCCTTGTTCGGCAGCATTGCCGTCAGCCTGGGCCGGTGCATAGGCGGGGCTTTGCGGGTACTGCTGGGCGATTGGTGCGGCTGGCCGTTGGTAGTCCGGTATTAACGAACAACCGCCGAGAACAAACGCAACGGCCGCCAGGGACATCGGGGACTTGCTCATTACCAGCCTCATCGTAAGGGAGTCGGGCTTTGCTTTAACGCAGAAGGGTTCGGGGCATTACGCCCCGATCATCCATTTGGCCAGTCCGTGTCGACCACTCACGCCAAGCTTGGCCGCGGCCCGCTTGAGGTAGGTTTCGACAGAGCTGTTCTTGACGCAGAGTTTTTCGGCCATCTCGGGCACGGTGCCGCCGGTCAACAGCCCCAGGCACACCTCTTTCTCCCGCGCCGACAAGGCCACGTCACACAGGGTCAACCGTTCGTTGAAGTCGCGTTGCAGCGGGGTCTGTTCGAAGGCGACGACGGGCCTGGCCATGGGGCTGCCGGTCTTGCGCACGCTGACCTGACGACTGATCCGGGCATGCCGCTCAACCAGCGGCAACAGGGTTTCCGAGAGGTTTTTCAGAAACGATAATTCGCTCAGGGAAAAGTCGCGGTCCGCCAAAGGTCGGTGCAACGTGATGACGCAACGCCGATTGCCCTTGCCCGAAACCAGATTGCATTGATGAGTCGCGTTGGTGAGCTGATAGCCCTTGGCGTCCATCATCGGCGCGTTCATGTGAATCAGGATGGAATCGTCCACTTCAAGAATCCGTTGCAAGAGTGGGTGTTCGTCTCGCTGCCGGGGAGTAATGGAACAGGGAAGGGAGGAGGGCGACGACAGTTCCTCGGGGAGGCCTGCATTACCCAGGGACTGAATGTCGATGACGCTTCCCTGGTTATCGTCTGTAGTCCATTCGCTGAGTTCGACCAGGCTGATGGAAACCGATGTCCCGATCAGTTGGTGCATATTCGCAACGAAGTGTTCATGCCCTACGCTTGAAATCAGTTTCCCTAGTTCGAAATAGATATGCGGATTCTCTATATTTCGTACGCTACTGATTCGATTCATAAGCCTGCATACCAAAATCGCTGGCTGACCTGGTTTCCGACCGCCCGGTCGAAAATAACCCTGCCCCCATGTCAAATTTCCACCGTTGCGTTTCATTGATTTAGTGCACGACTAAATCGATTCAGCGTGGGTGAATTATTAAAACCTACACGTTTATAGGTGTATGTAGGGGGATACAGGGACAGGCATGTCACAAAATTGGCGTCAATAAGCATAGAAGTCGGCCTCCGTGCCGAGAGAAACATTTGTTCGAAACTAGCGTTTGTCAGCGATATAAGCATTTGAAAGGTAGAACCTTTTTTGAAGTGCGCAAGCTGATCGGAGTAAATGATGTGCAAATGGCCATCATTTGTAAGCTGTAGGACAAATTTGTAGGACAAAGCCGACCAACGGTCGGCTTTAAACACGCTGTTATTTGGATTTTCCCTTCAGTGCGTAGGAAATTGCCTCACCGAGGGCGTCGACGTACGGCGCGCGCACCAAAGTGTGGTGCGTGCCCCGCAGCGCTTTGATTGTCACGCGGTCCCCTTGCAAGGTGCGCCAACCCAAAGTCGGGTCGTCTCGCTCCTGCTGCAGCGCGGTGAACAGCGACACCGTTACCGGCAGCTCGGGGCTGAC containing:
- a CDS encoding helix-turn-helix transcriptional regulator, with the translated sequence MNRISSVRNIENPHIYFELGKLISSVGHEHFVANMHQLIGTSVSISLVELSEWTTDDNQGSVIDIQSLGNAGLPEELSSPSSLPCSITPRQRDEHPLLQRILEVDDSILIHMNAPMMDAKGYQLTNATHQCNLVSGKGNRRCVITLHRPLADRDFSLSELSFLKNLSETLLPLVERHARISRQVSVRKTGSPMARPVVAFEQTPLQRDFNERLTLCDVALSAREKEVCLGLLTGGTVPEMAEKLCVKNSSVETYLKRAAAKLGVSGRHGLAKWMIGA